A region from the Diadema setosum chromosome 17, eeDiaSeto1, whole genome shotgun sequence genome encodes:
- the LOC140240992 gene encoding uncharacterized protein isoform X2: MGRRSKKKTTRGRAYYVPPNIQCRRNLWRLMGSEVVDLTSARYMDALAERVIQDYEEKLLERERELAQNEVRRERDLIIRGLMPDPDENKKRLSGWRAPQRRRYKEKSKDTTSSRPRHRAVDVPEGMSPYQQKIFCSSNLPDFVDQINVGLPSKKSNQKTTDALESGRTGTTSKSSRRKTKHKKPDTSNATLKSTQKQLP, from the exons ATGGGCCGACGTTCGAAGAAAAAG ACAACTCGAGGACGCGCCTATTACGTGCCACCCAATATTCAGTGTCGACGCAACCTCTGGAGGCTAATGGGGAGCGAAGTGGTTGACTTAACGAGCGCCCGCTATATGGACGCACTGGCAGAACGTGTGATACAAGACTATGAG GAAAAGTTACTGGAGAGGGAAAGGGAGCTGGCCCAGAATGAAGTTCGTCGGGAGCGGGACCTCATTATCCGTGGCCTCATGCCCGACCCAGACGAGAACAAGAAAAGGTTGTCCGGATGGCGCGCGCCCCAAAGGCGCAGATACAAGGAG AAGAGCAAGGACACTACAAGTTCGAGGCCACGTCATCGTGCGGTCGAC GTGCCCGAAGGCATGTCCCCCTATCAGCAGAAAATATTTTGCTCATCAAATCTGCCGGATTTCGTCGATCAAATCAACGTAGGATTACCAAGCAAAAAGTCTAATCAG AAAACGACAGATGCACTGGAGAGCGGAAGAACTGGGACAACATCAAAGTCATCGCGCCGCAAGACCAAACATAAGAAGCCCGATACATCTAATGCAACATTAAAGTCCACTCAAAAACAGTTACCCTAA
- the LOC140240992 gene encoding uncharacterized protein isoform X1: MGRRSKKKETTRGRAYYVPPNIQCRRNLWRLMGSEVVDLTSARYMDALAERVIQDYEEKLLERERELAQNEVRRERDLIIRGLMPDPDENKKRLSGWRAPQRRRYKEKSKDTTSSRPRHRAVDVPEGMSPYQQKIFCSSNLPDFVDQINVGLPSKKSNQKTTDALESGRTGTTSKSSRRKTKHKKPDTSNATLKSTQKQLP, translated from the exons ATGGGCCGACGTTCGAAGAAAAAG GAGACAACTCGAGGACGCGCCTATTACGTGCCACCCAATATTCAGTGTCGACGCAACCTCTGGAGGCTAATGGGGAGCGAAGTGGTTGACTTAACGAGCGCCCGCTATATGGACGCACTGGCAGAACGTGTGATACAAGACTATGAG GAAAAGTTACTGGAGAGGGAAAGGGAGCTGGCCCAGAATGAAGTTCGTCGGGAGCGGGACCTCATTATCCGTGGCCTCATGCCCGACCCAGACGAGAACAAGAAAAGGTTGTCCGGATGGCGCGCGCCCCAAAGGCGCAGATACAAGGAG AAGAGCAAGGACACTACAAGTTCGAGGCCACGTCATCGTGCGGTCGAC GTGCCCGAAGGCATGTCCCCCTATCAGCAGAAAATATTTTGCTCATCAAATCTGCCGGATTTCGTCGATCAAATCAACGTAGGATTACCAAGCAAAAAGTCTAATCAG AAAACGACAGATGCACTGGAGAGCGGAAGAACTGGGACAACATCAAAGTCATCGCGCCGCAAGACCAAACATAAGAAGCCCGATACATCTAATGCAACATTAAAGTCCACTCAAAAACAGTTACCCTAA